A part of Acropora palmata chromosome 6, jaAcrPala1.3, whole genome shotgun sequence genomic DNA contains:
- the LOC141883380 gene encoding serine/threonine-protein kinase mos-like yields MFDICKREENLKEMDFTSEQLRCSNCICLPSTDFSCKTNKIDRRGNTKETTTTLWIAPEKAAKDMTPASFCEIGRPLGSGGFGTVYEARLEGKKLAVKKMHRNVKNPQALYESVQAEKLILPLRHPNIVRTLAVLERENLQDVWILMEFAGNRTLQSIIDDDSELLGSARRCKFVRDIARALKFVHENSLVHLDLKPANVIVDGQDVCKLGDFGCCQSLDLTSADPLPPSPSPSPSPRSLLTGTFAYRAPELLKGEPPSIKADMYSLGICLWQMLAREQPYGMESHFVVIFGVVAHHLRPSLENLPSVTSGNKTYIELVKALWQAKPMDRPSAEDVLKTVDDIKTT; encoded by the coding sequence ATGTTTGATATATGTAAACGAGAAGAAAATCTGAAAGAAATGGATTTTACAAGCGAGCAGTTGCGGTGCAGCAATTGCATTTGTTTGCCTTCAACGGACTTTTCGTGCAAAACGAACAAGATTGACCGGCGTGGAAACACGAAAGAAACCACAACAACCTTGTGGATCGCTCCGGAGAAGGCTGCTAAGGATATGACGCCAGCATCATTTTGTGAAATAGGCAGACCATTGGGATCAGGTGGTTTTGGAACAGTTTATGAGGCACGTTTGGAGGGCAAGAAGCTTGCCGTCAAAAAGATGCATCGAAACGTTAAAAATCCTCAAGCTCTTTATGAAAGTGTCCAAGCAGAGAAATTAATTCTGCCCTTGCGGCATCCAAACATCGTACGAACTCTTGCCGTCTTAGAGCGAGAAAACCTACAGGACGTTTGGATCCTGATGGAGTTTGCCGGTAATCGGACTTTGCAATCTATTATAGACGATGACTCCGAACTTTTGGGGAGCGCTCGACGCTGTAAATTTGTGCGGGACATTGCCCGCGCGCTTAAATTCGTGCACGAAAACAGTCTTGTGCATTTGGACTTAAAACCCGCGAACGTGATCGTGGATGGACAAGACGTGTGTAAACTTGGCGATTTTGGATGTTGTCAGAGCTTGGACCTGACATCCGCGGACCCTCTTCCTCCATCACCAAGCCCTTCCCCTAGCCCCAGAAGTCTACTCACGGGGACTTTTGCTTATCGTGCTCCGGAGCTGTTAAAAGGCGAGCCTCCAAGCATAAAGGCAGACATGTACTCGCTCGGAATCTGCCTTTGGCAGATGCTGGCTCGCGAGCAACCCTATGGAATGGAGAGTCACTTTGTGGTTATTTTTGGAGTTGTTGCGCATCATTTGCGTCCGTCCCTTGAAAATTTACCATCGGTTACGTCAGGAAACAAAACTTATATTGAACTTGTGAAAGCTTTGTGGCAAGCAAAGCCCATGGATAGGCCCTCCGCAGAAGACGTTTTGAAAACAGTAGACGATATCAAAACCACGTGA